In Naumovozyma castellii chromosome 1, complete genome, one DNA window encodes the following:
- the NCAS0A08520 gene encoding uncharacterized protein: protein MVKFSIFRRKIGKPILVSHTISLKKEGRRKVANLLRKRKCSNEKLFSANYTHPIFLTECKKENCKVYHQNNNQGGERINLFEPRTSSFFPSKLAGSKERSDYRDYYQSECDPRQVLSNIFKQVNVSVEQSNNKISHNSQVFDKAGSGLGEMDLSGLNSNVYEYMDALKVLGRRW from the coding sequence ATGGTCAAATTCAGTATTtttagaagaaaaattggaaaaccaATACTTGTATCACACActatttctttgaagaaagaaggtCGAAGAAAAGTTGCAAATTTGCTAAGAAAAAGGAAGTGTTCTAATGAAAAGTTGTTTTCAGCTAACTATACACACCCAATTTTCTTGACTGAGTgcaaaaaagaaaattgtaAAGTTTATCATCAAAACAATAATCAAGGAGGAGAAAGAATAAACTTATTTGAACCTAGGACTTCATCCTTCTTTCCCTCAAAATTAGCAGGATCTAAAGAACGAAGTGACTATAGAGATTATTACCAAAGTGAGTGCGATCCACGGCAAgttttatcaaatatttttaaacaGGTTAATGTTTCAGTGGAGCAAAGCAATAACAAAATAAGTCATAATTCTCAAGTTTTTGATAAAGCCGGAAGTGGTTTGGGAGAAATGGATTTAAGTGGcttaaattcaaatgtaTATGAGTACATGGATGCTCTTAAAGTTCTGGGGAGACGTTGGTAA